From Pelotomaculum schinkii, one genomic window encodes:
- a CDS encoding 4Fe-4S dicluster domain-containing protein has translation MSKGVLVDVTRCIDCKSCMVACKVWNDLPSRKTEFSNDLDAGQLNSDTYTVVNNCISENGGEVVWRFVKRQCMHCKEPACESACFTHSFVKTKEGAVIYKPTVVDQDYCVGCRYCMIACPFGVPTFQWEKAFPYVEKCTFCYERTQQGLKTACTQACPTGALKFGDREELLAEAWQRINNNPNYVKHVYGEKEYGGTSWLYISDVPFAQLGFKTEVFNRPVTEKSIPSLTWDVLKWTPYIFVGWGALLTAMRAYTKRRAEVHNEEEMYGPVDPKE, from the coding sequence ATGTCGAAAGGTGTTTTGGTAGACGTTACCAGATGCATTGACTGCAAGAGCTGCATGGTCGCCTGCAAAGTATGGAACGATTTACCATCCAGAAAGACGGAGTTTTCAAATGACCTGGATGCGGGGCAATTAAATTCCGACACATATACGGTAGTAAACAACTGCATCAGTGAAAACGGCGGCGAGGTGGTCTGGCGCTTTGTCAAAAGACAGTGCATGCACTGCAAAGAGCCCGCCTGCGAGTCGGCCTGCTTCACCCACTCGTTCGTTAAAACCAAGGAAGGGGCGGTTATTTACAAGCCAACCGTGGTTGACCAGGACTACTGCGTGGGCTGCCGTTACTGCATGATCGCCTGCCCCTTTGGCGTACCGACGTTTCAGTGGGAAAAAGCATTCCCCTACGTTGAAAAATGTACTTTTTGCTATGAACGCACTCAGCAAGGCCTTAAAACCGCCTGTACCCAGGCCTGCCCCACCGGCGCTTTGAAATTCGGGGACAGGGAAGAACTGCTGGCCGAGGCCTGGCAGAGGATTAACAACAATCCCAACTACGTCAAGCATGTCTACGGAGAAAAAGAGTACGGCGGCACGTCCTGGCTGTATATTTCAGACGTCCCCTTCGCTCAGCTGGGCTTTAAGACAGAAGTATTCAACCGTCCTGTTACGGAAAAATCAATCCCCTCCTTGACCTGGGATGTGCTCAAGTGGACCCCCTACATCTTCGTCGGGTGGGGCGCCCTCTTGACCGCTATGCGCGCTTACACCAAGAGGCGCGCTGAGGTGCACAATGAGGAGGAAATGTACGGTCCTGTTGATCCCAAGGAGTAA
- the fdnG gene encoding formate dehydrogenase-N subunit alpha: MKQKISRRDFLKILGIGTAGSALLNGVTAVPALASTAEDKLPTFALGEFKLAKAKETPSVCAFCGVGCGLIVYSNEEGRVLNIEGDPDNPNNEGTMCCKGIALGDANTIIDPKSRKRTVNDRRIMDVLYRAPGGTKWEKKDWEWALSEIAKRVKNTRDAAFEEKDANGVTVNRTQAIAHIGSASCDNEENYLFQKMMRSLGVINIDHHARLUHSSTVAGLGQTFGRGVMTNSFTDYKNTDVFLIIGANPAENHPQVMRHMGRAMAERGAKVIVVDPRFTKTATKANIYAPLRPGTDIAFLYGIMNYALENNLYFHDYVANYTNASYLVSPEYALNEGAFSGLTEKDGKFSYDTTSWQYQKDGDTIRKDPSLQNPFCVFQILKNQVARYDIKTVCSITGTPEDVYKKVCDLYCSTGKPDKAGNLIYAMGITQHTYGSQNVRATAMLQLLLGNIGIAGGGVNAQRGESNVQGSTDQGILYHLLTGYLGSPSATAHANLQEYIEKETPKTGYWSNKPKFLISMLKAWYGDKANKENDFCFDYIPKHDGKDHSHMAIYEAMAAGTVKGYFAWGQNPAVGGPNALAARSALENLDWMVAVDLFETETAAFWKRPGVNPADIKTEVFLLPTAFSYEKEGTVANSSRWIQWRWKAVEPPGQAKSDLWIAYNMFKAIRKEYQSGGKFTDPINNLVWDYDMPGHDEPDIIKIANEMNGYVVGDGTILDSFAKLKDDGTTACGIWIYAGYMFVDPVAKVPASQRRDREDKSGLGLFPKWTFAWPVNRRIVYNRNSADPSGRPWDPKRMLVSWDGTQWVNNDVPDFGFKDAATGAFITPDKSAVNSFIMTTEGQGRLFAPTGMKDGPLPEHYEPVESPVKNAMGKYQSNPLATRYKGDFARLAETASPDFPYIGTTPRLVEHYQSGAVTRNCPTLAEIQPEMFAQISLSLANKLGVKPGDWVLVSSARGEIKCRANVMPVVKPLQVAGKELEIVSLPWHWGYQGRVPGASANELSPAVGDPNTMIPESKAFLVNIRKA, from the coding sequence GTGAAGCAAAAGATTAGCCGTCGCGATTTTCTGAAGATACTTGGAATTGGTACCGCCGGGTCGGCCTTGCTTAATGGCGTAACAGCCGTGCCGGCCTTAGCCAGCACGGCGGAAGACAAGCTGCCTACCTTCGCTTTGGGTGAATTTAAACTGGCCAAGGCCAAAGAAACCCCTTCAGTTTGCGCTTTTTGCGGGGTTGGCTGCGGCCTTATTGTTTATTCGAATGAAGAAGGCAGGGTTTTGAACATAGAAGGAGATCCGGACAACCCGAATAATGAAGGCACCATGTGCTGCAAAGGCATCGCGCTTGGCGACGCCAACACTATTATCGACCCGAAGAGCCGCAAGCGTACAGTTAATGACCGGCGGATTATGGACGTTCTATACCGCGCCCCCGGCGGGACCAAGTGGGAGAAGAAGGATTGGGAATGGGCTCTTAGTGAAATAGCCAAACGGGTCAAAAATACCCGTGACGCCGCCTTTGAAGAAAAGGACGCGAATGGTGTCACCGTTAACCGTACCCAGGCCATCGCCCATATCGGCAGCGCCTCCTGCGATAACGAAGAGAATTACCTCTTTCAAAAGATGATGCGGTCATTAGGGGTCATCAACATCGACCACCACGCCCGCCTCTGACACTCCTCCACAGTGGCCGGTCTTGGCCAAACATTTGGCAGGGGTGTTATGACCAACAGCTTTACGGATTACAAAAACACGGACGTTTTCCTGATTATCGGCGCCAACCCGGCGGAGAACCACCCGCAGGTTATGCGCCACATGGGCAGGGCCATGGCCGAAAGAGGCGCCAAGGTTATTGTCGTTGATCCCAGGTTTACCAAAACGGCAACCAAAGCAAATATTTACGCTCCTCTACGCCCTGGCACCGATATCGCATTTCTTTACGGTATTATGAATTACGCTCTTGAAAACAACTTATACTTCCATGACTATGTCGCCAATTATACCAACGCCTCATATCTTGTGAGCCCTGAATATGCCCTTAACGAAGGAGCGTTTAGCGGTTTAACGGAGAAAGACGGCAAATTCTCCTATGACACTACAAGCTGGCAGTACCAAAAAGACGGGGATACCATTAGAAAAGACCCCTCCTTGCAGAATCCTTTCTGTGTATTCCAAATTCTGAAGAATCAGGTCGCCCGCTATGATATCAAAACCGTATGCAGCATCACCGGTACTCCGGAAGATGTATATAAGAAAGTCTGTGATCTCTATTGCTCCACCGGCAAGCCCGATAAGGCCGGCAACCTGATTTACGCCATGGGTATTACCCAGCACACCTACGGCAGCCAGAACGTCCGGGCAACCGCCATGCTGCAGCTGCTGCTCGGCAACATCGGCATCGCCGGCGGCGGCGTCAACGCCCAGCGGGGTGAGTCAAACGTGCAGGGTTCCACGGATCAGGGGATCCTCTATCACCTGCTCACCGGTTACCTGGGTTCACCGAGCGCGACCGCCCATGCTAATTTGCAGGAATACATCGAGAAGGAAACGCCCAAGACAGGTTACTGGTCGAACAAACCAAAGTTTTTAATCAGCATGCTCAAAGCATGGTATGGGGATAAGGCAAACAAAGAAAACGACTTCTGCTTTGACTACATTCCCAAACACGACGGTAAAGACCACTCCCATATGGCCATTTACGAGGCTATGGCAGCCGGTACAGTCAAAGGCTATTTTGCCTGGGGACAAAACCCGGCGGTCGGCGGCCCCAACGCCCTTGCCGCGCGCAGCGCGCTGGAAAACCTGGACTGGATGGTGGCTGTCGACCTGTTTGAAACAGAAACCGCCGCCTTCTGGAAGCGTCCCGGCGTCAACCCGGCCGATATCAAAACAGAGGTTTTCCTCCTGCCGACCGCTTTCTCTTACGAAAAAGAGGGCACTGTCGCCAACAGCTCGCGCTGGATCCAGTGGCGCTGGAAGGCCGTGGAACCGCCCGGGCAGGCCAAGAGCGACCTGTGGATTGCCTATAATATGTTTAAGGCCATCCGTAAGGAGTACCAATCCGGCGGCAAATTCACCGACCCGATTAACAACCTGGTCTGGGACTACGACATGCCCGGCCACGACGAGCCGGATATCATCAAAATAGCCAATGAGATGAACGGTTATGTAGTGGGGGATGGAACCATTCTGGATTCTTTCGCCAAATTAAAAGATGACGGCACTACGGCTTGCGGTATATGGATTTACGCCGGCTACATGTTTGTCGATCCGGTGGCCAAAGTACCTGCTTCACAGCGGCGCGACCGTGAAGACAAAAGCGGCCTGGGGCTCTTCCCCAAATGGACGTTTGCCTGGCCTGTCAACAGACGTATCGTATATAACCGCAACTCTGCCGACCCGTCCGGCAGACCTTGGGATCCGAAAAGAATGCTGGTTTCCTGGGATGGAACACAATGGGTCAACAACGACGTGCCTGACTTCGGGTTTAAGGATGCCGCAACCGGGGCCTTTATTACTCCGGACAAGTCGGCCGTCAATTCCTTTATCATGACCACCGAAGGACAAGGGCGCCTGTTTGCTCCAACGGGTATGAAAGACGGGCCGTTGCCTGAGCACTACGAGCCGGTTGAAAGCCCGGTTAAAAATGCCATGGGCAAATACCAAAGCAACCCTCTGGCAACCAGGTACAAGGGTGACTTTGCCAGGCTGGCGGAAACAGCCAGCCCAGATTTCCCCTACATCGGCACCACACCACGTCTGGTCGAACACTATCAGAGCGGCGCCGTCACTAGAAACTGCCCCACCCTGGCTGAAATACAGCCGGAAATGTTCGCCCAGATTTCTTTAAGCCTGGCCAATAAGTTGGGCGTCAAACCCGGCGACTGGGTGCTGGTAAGCTCCGCGCGAGGCGAAATCAAATGCAGGGCCAATGTCATGCCTGTGGTTAAGCCGCTGCAAGTGGCCGGCAAGGAATTGGAAATAGTCAGTCTGCCATGGCACTGGGGTTACCAGGGAAGGGTACCGGGCGCATCTGCCAACGAGCTCTCTCCCGCAGTCGGTGATCCCAACACCATGATTCCCGAATCCAAGGCTTTCCTGGTTAATATCAGAAAAGCGTAG